Proteins found in one Sorghum bicolor cultivar BTx623 chromosome 1, Sorghum_bicolor_NCBIv3, whole genome shotgun sequence genomic segment:
- the LOC8070507 gene encoding uncharacterized protein LOC8070507 gives MESSPWSNCHGDMRRTRTRSGGGGSGSGHVVFPLQCSHQDQSHSRRVSGSGIVEANGRPVCQLCSARWRELPSLRSTNPSPPSPVPSSQPFFRPMEPRVFDDDDPVERTPRPLRDDHHRGASADGGAVALTTHCECSALARDASADDFAVLVHARAPGMMAGAGGGAAAAAARAPLDLVTVLDVSGSMVGTKLELLKQAMGFVIDNLGPRDRLCVVSFSSGANRLMRLARMSDAGKSLARRAVQSLAAGGGTNIGEALRRAAKVIDERMHRNAVASVVLLSDGQDTYTVPRRGGYGGRDANYDALVPPSFAFTGAGGRPAAPVHTFGFGTDHDAAAMHTIAEATGGTFSFIEDEAAIQDAFAQCIGGLLSVTVQELRLDIACVHPGVRIRAVKSGSYGSHIDADGRSASVDVGELYADEERRFLLFLHVPRARPADDDDTHLIRVSCAYRDTATGRSKNVTGEEDAKVRRPWDPDPVTLERSAEVERERVRVEATDGIAAARAAAERGAHAEAVEILRQRQRSVRRSAAARAGDSTCVALSRELREMRARVASRRRYELSGRAYVLAGLSSHAQQRAASRQMMSGGAAEEATRSGESAGERSVALATAGLTTSYMTPAMLDMLGRSRRSRELLQQRQQQTKERRRTF, from the coding sequence ATGGAGAGCAGCCCGTGGTCCAACTGCCATGGCGACATGCGCCGCACCCGCAcccgcagcggcggcggcggcagcgggagCGGGCACGTGGTCTTCCCGCTGCAGTGCTCCCACCAGGACCAGTCCCATTCCCGCCGCGTCTCCGGGTCCGGTATCGTGGAGGCGAACGGCCGCCCCGTATGCCAGCTCTGCAGCGCCCGGTGGCGCGAGTTGCCGTCCCTACGCTCCACGAACCCGTCGCCGCCATCGCCCGTGCCGTCGTCCCAGCCGTTCTTCCGGCCCATGGAGCCGCGCGtgttcgacgacgacgaccccgTGGAACGGACGCCACGGCCGCTTCGTGATGATCACCACCGCGGTGCAAGCGCGGACGGAGGAGCGGTCGCGCTCACCACGCACTGCGAGTGCTCGGCTCTCGCGAGGGACGCGTCAGCCGACGACTTCGCCGTGCTCGTGCACGCCAGGGCACCGGGGATGATGGCCGGGGCTGGTGGCggcgcggcggcagcggcggcgcgagCGCCGCTGGACCTGGTGACCGTGCTCGACGTGAGCGGTAGCATGGTGGGGACCAAGCTAGAGCTGCTCAAGCAGGCCATGGGGTTCGTCATCGACAACCTCGGGCCCCGGGACCGACTCTGCGTCGTGTCCTTCTCCTCCGGCGCGAACCGGCTGATGCGGCTCGCGCGCATGTCCGACGCCGGCAAATCCCTGGCGAGGCGCGCCGTGCAGTCGCTCGCCGCGGGCGGCGGCACCAACATCGGCGAGGCGCTCCGCAGGGCCGCCAAGGTGATCGACGAGAGAATGCACCGGAACGCCGTCGCCAGCGTCGTGCTCCTCTCGGATGGGCAGGACACCTACACCGTGCCGAGGCGCGGGGGCTACGGCGGCCGCGACGCCAACTACGACGCGCTCGTGCCGCCTTCCTTCGCCTTCACCGGCGctggcggccggccggccgcgccGGTCCACACCTTCGGGTTCGGGACGGACCACGATGCGGCGGCGATGCACACCATCGCCGAGGCCACGGGCGGGACTTTCTCCTTCATCGAGGACGAAGCGGCCATCCAGGACGCGTTCGCGCAGTGCATCGGCGGGCTCCTCTCGGTCACCGTGCAGGAGCTGCGCCTTGACATCGCGTGCGTGCACCCGGGCGTGCGCATTCGCGCGGTCAAGTCCGGCAGCTACGGAAGCCACATCGACGCGGACGGCCGCTCCGCGTCCGTCGACGTCGGCGAGCTCTACGCCGACGAGGAGAGGCGCTTCTTGCTGTTCCTGCACGTGCCGAGGGCCCGACCCGCGGACGACGACGACACGCACCTGATCAGAGTGTCCTGCGCTTATCGTGACACGGCGACTGGACGGAGCAAGAACGTTACAGGCGAGGAGGACGCCAAGGTGCGGAGGCCCTGGGACCCGGACCCGGTGACCTTGGAGCGGTCCGCGGAGGTCGAGCGCGAGCGTGTCCGGGTGGAGGCGACGGACGGCATCGCGGCGGCCCGTGCGGCGGCGGAGCGTGGCGCGCACGCGGAGGCGGTGGAGATCCTCCGGCAACGGCAGCGGTCCGTGAGGCGGTCTGCCGCGGCGCGGGCGGGGGACTCCACGTGCGTGGCGCTATCGCGCGAGCTGCGGGAGATGCGCGCGCGCGTGGCGAGCAGGCGACGGTACGAGCTGTCCGGACGCGCGTATGTGCTCGCCGGGCTGAGCTCGCACGCCCAGCAGCGCGCCGCGTCGCGGCAGATGATGTCCGGTGGCGCGGCGGAAGAAGCGACGCGGAGCGGCGAGTCGGCGGGGGAGCGCAGTGTGGCGTTGGCTACGGCAGGCCTCACGACGTCGTACATGACGCCGGCGATGCTGGACATGCTGGGCCGGTCGCGGAGGTCGCGTGAGCTGCTGCAGCAACGCCAACAACAGACCAAGGAGCGGAGGAGAACGTTTTGA